A stretch of Chionomys nivalis chromosome 2, mChiNiv1.1, whole genome shotgun sequence DNA encodes these proteins:
- the Prx gene encoding periaxin: MEARSRSAEELRRAELVEIIVETEAQTGVSGINVAGGGKEGIFVRELREDSPAARSLSLQEGDQLLSARVFFENFKYEDALRLLQCAEPYKVSFCLKRTVPTGDLALRPGTVSGYEMKGPRAKVAKLNIQHLSPVKKKKMVPGALGTPADLAPVDVEFSLPKFSRLRRGLKAEAAKGPVPAAPARRRLQLPRLRVREVAEEAQVARMAAAAPPPRKAKAEAEVATGAGFTAPQLELVGPRLPSAEVGVPQVSAPKGTPSTEAASGFGLHLPTLGLGAPAAPAVEPPAIGIQVPQVELPTLPSLPTLPCLDTQEGAAVIKVPTLDVAAPSVGVDLALPGTEVEAPGEVPEVALKMPRLSFPRFGVRGKEATKVKVVKGSPEAKAKGPRLRMPTFGLSLLEPRPSGPEAGAESKLKLPTLKMPSFGIGAAGPDVKAPKGPEVKLPKVPDVKLPKVPEAVIPEVRLPEVQLPKMSEVKLPKIPEMAVPDVHLPEVQLPKVPEMKLPKVPEMAVPDVHLPEVQLPKVPEMKLPEMKLPKVPEVAVPDVRLPEVQLPKVSEMKLPKMPEVAVPDVRLPEVQLPKVSEMKLPKMPEMAVPDVRLPEVQLPKVSEMKLPKIPEMVVPDVRLPEVQLPKVSEMKLPKIPEMAVPDVRLPEVQLPKVSEMKLPKIPEMAVPDVRLPEVQLPKVSEIKMPDVKLPEMKLPEIKLPKVPEMAVPDVHLPELQLPKVSDMRLPEIQVPQVPEVHLPKVPEMKLSTVSEVQRKAVGVEQAEGTEFSFKLPKVTLPKIGKVGKPSEAGIEVPGKHMTLPCLQPEMGSEVTRVSVPSLSLPSVELDLPGALGLEGQVQEAPSVKVEKPEGPRVAADVGEVSFRVPSVEIVTPQLPTTEVEKEQLEMVELKVKPTSKFSLTKFGLSGPKAVKADVEGPGRATKLKVSKFAISLPKARTGTEAEAKGAGEAGMLPALDLSIPQLSLDAHLPSGKAEVAGAESKPKGPRFALPKFGVKGRDSEAEVLVAGEAELEGKGWGWDGKVRMPKLKMPSFGLSRGKEVEVEDGRVSPGEKLEAIAGQLKIPEVELVTPGTQEVEAAASGVKPSGLKVSTTGQAVAEGQEGVLRVPTLGISLPQVELTSFREAGAEIAAPSAEGTAGSRVQVPRVMLDLPGTQVAGGDLLVGEGIFKMPTVTVPQLELDVGLSHEAQAGEAAKSEGGLKLKLPTLGVGGKGEGTEHEDPGAQRTFQLSLPDVELTSPVISHAEYQVVEGDGDAGHKLKVRLPLFGLVRAKEGVEGGEKAKSPKLRLPRVGFSQSEVVSGEGSPSPEEEEEGGGEGASGRRGRVRVRLPRVGLASPSKVSKGQEGETTSKSPVGEKSPKFRFPRVSLSPKARSGSRDREEGGFRVRLPSVGFSETATPGSTRVEGTQAAAI; the protein is encoded by the exons GGGACCAGCTGTTGAGTGCCCGCGTGTTCTTTGAGAACTTCAAGTACGAGGACGCGCTTCGCCTGCTGCAATGCGCCGAGCCTTACAAGGTCTCCTTCTGCCTGAAGCGCACTGTGCCCACGGGGGACCTGGCTCTGCGGCCCGGGACGGTGTCTGGCTACGAGATGAAGGGCCCGCGGGCCAAAGTGGCCAAGCTG aacatccagcatctgtcccctgtgaagaagaagaagatggtgCCAGGGGCCCTGGGGACCCCTGCAGATTTGGCCCCAGTTGACGTCGAGTTCTCCCTTCCCAAGTTCTCCCGACTCCGTCGGGGTCTCAAAGCCGAGGCTGCCAAGGGGCCTGTCCCAGCTGCCCCTGCCCGCCGACGTCTCCAGCTGCCTCGGCTACGTGTCCGAGAAGTGGCCGAAGAGGCCCAGGTAGCACGAatggctgctgctgctcctcccccAAGGAAGGCCAAGGCAGAGGCTGAGGTAGCCACAGGAGCTGGGTTCACAGCCCCTCAGCTAGAGCTAGTTGGGCCTCGGCTGCCAAGTGCTGAGGTGGGTGTCCCTCAGGTGTCAGCTCCCAAGGGGACCCCATCAACAGAGGCAGCCAGTGGCTTTGGCCTCCATCTGCCGACCCTTGGGCTAGGAGCCCCAGCTGCACCAGCTGTGGAGCCCCCAGCCATAGGAATCCAGGTCCCACAAGTGGAGctccccaccctcccctctcttcccacaCTTCCATGTCTGGACACCCAGGAAGGGGCTGCAGTGATAAAAGTCCCCACCCTGGATGTGGCAGCACCTTCTGTGGGGGTGGACCTGGCTTTGCCAGGTACGGAGGTGGAGGCCCCAGGAGAGGTACCTGAAGTGGCCCTGAAGATGCCCCGCCTCAGTTTCCCCCGCTTTGGGGTTCGAGGGAAGGAAGCTACTAAAGTCAAGGTGGTCAAGGGCAGCCCCGAGGCCAAGGCAAAGGGTCCCAGACTTCGAATGCCCACCTTTGGGCTTTCTCTCCTGGAGCCCCGGCCCTCTGGTCCTGAAGCTGGCGCTGAGAGCAAGCTGAAGCTACCTACCCTcaagatgccctcttttggcattgGCGCAGCTGGGCCTGATGTCAAGGCCCCCAAAGGGCCGGAAGTGAAGCTCCCTAAGGTTCCTGATGTCAAACTCCCGAAAGTGCCTGAGGCAGTCATTCCAGAGGTGCGACTCCCCGAAGTACAACTGCCCAAAATGTCAGAGGTGAAACTTCCAAAGATCCCTGAGATGGCCGTACCTGATGTTCACCTTCCGGAAGTGCAGCTGCCCAAAGTCCCTGAGATGAAGCTCCCGAAGGTGCCTGAGATGGCTGTACCTGACGTACACCTCCCAGAAGTACAGCTCCCAAAAGTCCCAGAGATGAAACTCCCAGAGATGAAACTCCCAAAGGTGCCCGAAGTGGCCGTGCCTGATGTTCGACTTCCGGAGGTTCAGCTGCCCAAAGTGTCGGAGATGAAGCTCCCTAAGATGCCCGAGGTGGCCGTGCCCGATGTTCGGCTCCCAGAAGTTCAGCTGCCTAAAGTGTCGGAGATGAAGCTCCCAAAGATGCCCGAGATGGCCGTGCCCGATGTTCGGCTCCCGGAAGTTCAGCTGCCCAAAGTGTCGGAGATGAAGCTCCCAAAGATACCCGAGATGGTCGTGCCCGATGTTCGACTTCCGGAGGTTCAGCTGCCCAAAGTGTCGGAGATGAAGCTCCCAAAGATACCCGAGATGGCCGTGCCTGATGTTCGACTTCCGGAGGTTCAGCTGCCCAAAGTGTCGGAGATGAAGCTCCCAAAGATACCCGAGATGGCCGTGCCCGATGTTCGGCTCCCAGAAGTTCAGCTGCCTAAAGTGTCAGAGATCAAAATGCCTGACGTGAAACTTCCTGAAATGAAGCTTCCAGAAATAAAACTGCCCAAAGTGCCTGAGATGGCAGTGCCCGACGTCCATCTCCCAGAGCTGCAGCTTCCTAAAGTATCAGACATGCGACTGCCCGAAATTCAAGTGCCACAAGTCCCAGAGGTGCATCTTCCTAAGGTGCCAGAGATGAAGTTGTCCACAGTTTCTGAGGTGCAGAGAAAAGCCGTAGGGGTGGAGCAGGCAGAAGGGACTGAATTTAGTTTCAAGTTGCCCAAGGTGACCTTGCCCAAGATAGGGAAGGTGGGCAAGCCCAGTGAGGCAGGTATTGAGGTTCCAGGTAAACACATGACCCTTCCCTGTCTGCAGCCAGAGATGGGCAGTGAGGTGACTCGTGTTAGcgtcccctccctctctctgccttctgtggaGCTTGACTTGCCTGGGGCCCTGGGCCTGGAAGGACAAGTCCAAGAAGCCCCCTCAGTCAAAGTGGAGAAGCCAGAGGGCCCCAGGGTGGCAGCAGATGTTGGAGAGGTGAGCTTCCGGGTGCCCTCTGTGGAGATTGTAACTCCACAGTTGCCCACAACTGAAGTTGAGAAAGAGCAGCTAGAAATGGTAGAATTGAAAGTCAAACCCACTTCCAAGTTCTCTCTGACCAAATTTGGACTTTCGGGACCCAAAGCAGTCAAGGCCGACGTGGAGGGGCCTGGGCGAGCCACCAAGTTGAAGGTCTCCAAGTTTGCCATCTCACTCCCCAAAGCTCGAACTGGGACCGAAGCTGAAGCGAAGGGAGCTGGGGAAGCAGGGATGCTGCCTGCCCTGGATCTGTCCATCCCACAGCTCAGCCTGGATGCTCATCTGCCCTCAGGCAAAGCGGAGGTAGCAGGGGCTGAGAGCAAGCCCAAGGGGCCCAGATTTGCGCTGCCCAAGTTTGGGGTGAAGGGCCGGGACTCGGAAGCTGAAGTACTAGTGGCAGGGGAAGCTGAGCTTGAGGGAAAAGGCTGGGGCTGGGATGGGAAGGTGAGGATGCCAAAGCTTAAGATGCCATCTTTTGGACTGTCCCGAGGGAAGGAAGTAGAAGTTGAGGATGGACGTGTTAGCCCTGGCGAAAAACTGGAGGCCATAGCTGGTCAGCTTAAGATTCCTGAGGTAGAACTGGTCACACcaggaactcaggaggtagaagctgcCGCCAGTGGAGTCAAGCCATCAGGTCTGAAGGTGTCCACCACTGGGCAGGCGGTGGCAGAAGGCCAAGAGGGAGTGCTAAGGGTGCCCACCCTGGGCATCTCACTGCCCCAGGTAGAACTGACCAGCTTTCGCGAGGCAGGAGCTGAAATTGCAGCTCCATCTGCAGAGGGCACAGCAGGCTCTAGGGTCCAGGTGCCCCGGGTGATGCTGGATCTGCCTGGAACCCAGGTGGCAGGGGGTGATCTCTTAGTAGGTGAGGGCATCTTCAAGATGCCCACAGTCACAGTGCCCCAGCTAGAGCTGGATGTCGGGCTGAgccatgaagcccaggctggtgAAGCAGCCAAGAGTGAGGGTGGCTTGAAGCTGAAGCTGCCCACCCTGGGTGTGGGAGGCAAAGGAGAGGGTACCGAGCACGAGGACCCCGGGGCACAGCGCACCTTCCAGCTCTCGTTGCCTGATGTGGAACTCACTTCCCCAGTCATTAGCCATGCTGAGTACCAAGTGGTTGAGGGCGATGGGGATGCTGGACACAAACTCAAGGTTCGGCTGCCCCTGTTTGGTCTGGTGAGGGCTAAGGAAGGAGTGGAAGGCGGAGAAAAGGCCAAGAGTCCAAAGCTCAGGCTGCCCAGAGTGGGCTTCAGCCAAAGTGAGGTGGTCTCCGGAGAAGGCTCTCCAAgccctgaggaggaggaagagggcggTGGGGAAGGAGCTTCTGGTCGCCGGGGTCGGGTCAGGGTCCGATTGCCTCGTGTAGGCTTGGCTTCCCCTTCCAAAGTCTCTAAGGGACAAGAGGGCGAAACAACTTCCAAGTCCCCAGTCGGGGAGAAGTCACCCAAATTCCGCTTTCCCAGGGTGTCCCTAAGCCCCAAGGCCCGGAGTGGGAGTAGGGACCGGGAAGAAGGTGGATTCAGGGTCCGACTGCCCAGTGTGGGGTTTTCAGAAACAGCAACTCCGGGCTCCACAAGGGTTGAGGGAACCCAGGCTGCTGCCATCTGA
- the Hipk4 gene encoding homeodomain-interacting protein kinase 4 produces the protein MATIQSETDCYDIIEVLGKGTFGEVAKGWRRSTGEMVAIKILKNDAYRSRIIKNELKLLRCVRGLDPDEAHVIRFLEFFHDALKFYLVFELLEQNLFEFQKENNFAPLPARHIRTVTLQVLRALARLKELAIIHADLKPENIMLVDQTRCPFRVKVIDFGSASIFSEVRYVKEPYIQSRFYRAPEILLGLPFCEKVDVWSLGCVMAELHLGWPLYPGNNEYDQVRYICETQGLPKPHLLHAARKAHHFFKRNPHPDATNPWQLKSSADYLAETKVRPLERRKYMLKSLDQIETVNGGGAISRLSFPDREALAEHADLKSMVELIKRMLTWESHERISPSAALRHPFVSMQQLRSAHEATRYYQLSLRSCRLSLQVDGKPPPPIITGAEEGPPYYRLAEEEDTAGLGGVAGSGSFFMEEKAPGVQRAIDQLDDLSLQEARRGLWSDTRADMVSDMLAPLKVANTGHRVPDSGPEPILAFYGSRLTGRHKARKPPAGSKSDSNFSNLIRLSQASPEESGPCRGSGWEEGEGRGASTEPSVIPQREGDGPSIKDRTMDTERPGPELIFDPSSCPGEWLNEPEWTLEGIRGSRAQGLPARHPHAHGPPRTTSFLQHVGGHH, from the exons ATGGCCACCATTCAGTCAGAGACTGACTGTTACGACATCATCGAGGTACTGGGCAAGGGCACCTTCGGAGAGGTGGCCAAGGGCTGGCGCAGGAGTACAGGTGAAATGGTGGCCATCAAGATCCTGAAGAATGACGCCTACCGAAGTCGTATCATCAAGAACGAGCTGAAGCTGCTCCGATGTGTCCGAGGCCTGGACCCCGACGAGGCCCACGTCATCCGCTTTCTCGAGTTCTTCCACGATGCCCTCAAGTTCTACCTGGTCTTCGAGCTACTGGAGCAAAACCTTTTTGAGTTCCAGAAAGAGAACAACTTTGCACCCCTTCCTGCCCGGCACATTCGCACTGTCACCCTGCAGGTCCTGAGAGCGCTGGCTCGCCTCAAGGAGCTGGCCATCATCCATGCTGACCTCAAGCCTGAAAACATCATGCTGGTGGACCAGACCCGCTGCCCCTTCAGGGTAAAG GTGATCGACTTCGGCTCAGCCAGCATATTCAGTGAGGTGCGCTATGTGAAGGAGCCATACATCCAGTCTCGCTTCTACAGGGCCCCAGAGATCCTGCTGGGGTTGCCCTTCTGCGAGAAGGTGGACGTGTGGTCTCTGGGCTGCGTCATGGCCGAGTTACACCTGGGCTGGCCTCTCTACCCGGGCAACAATGAGTATGACCAGGTGCGCTACATCTGTGAAACGCAGGGCTTGCCCAAGCCCCACCTGCTGCACGCTGCCCGTAAGGCTCACCACTTCTTCAAGCGGAACCCCCACCCCGATGCCACCAACCCCTGGCAGCTGAAGTCCTCTGCCGACTACCTAGCTGAGACCAAG GTACGTCCACTGGAGCGCCGCAAGTACATGCTCAAATCCTTGGACCAGATTGAGACGGTGAATGGTGGCGGGGCTATAAGTCGTTTGAGTTTCCCAGACCGGGAGGCACTGGCGGAGCACGCAGACCTCAAGAGCATGGTGGAGCTGATCAAACGCATGCTAACATGGGAGTCTCATGAACGCATCAGTCCCAGCGCAGCCCTGCGCCACCCCTTCGTGTCCATGCAGCAGCTGCGGAGTGCTCACGAGGCCACCCGCTACTATCAGCTGTCGCTTCGTAGCTGTCGTCTGTCCCTGCAGGTGGATGGCAAGCCACCCCCGCCTATCATAACCGGTGCAGAGGAGGGGCCTCCCTACTACCGCCTTGCCGAGGAGGAGGACACTGCAGGCCTGGGTGGTGTGGCAGGCAGTGGGTCCTTCTTCATGGAGGAGAAGGCCCCGGGAGTGCAGAGGGCCATCGAccagcttgatgacctgagtctgcAGGAGGCTAGACGAGGGCTGTGGAGCGACACACGGGCCGACATGGTCTCTGACATGCTGGCCCCACTCAAAGTAGCCAATACTGGCCATCGAGTCCCTGATTCAGGCCCGGAGCCTATCCTCGCCTTCTACGGCAGCCGCTTGACCGGCCGCCACAAGGCCCGCAAGCCCCCGGCAGGCTCCAAATCTGACTCCAATTTTAGCAACCTCATCCGGCTAAGCCAAGCCTCCCCAGAGGAGTCAGGGCCCTGTCGGGGCAGTggctgggaagaaggagaaggccGCGGGGCCTCCACAGAACCATCTGTCATCCCACAACGGGAAGGAGATGGGCCCAGCATCAAAGACAGGACCATGGATACTGAG CGGCCAGGCCCTGAGCTGATCTTCGATCCCAGCAGCTGTCCTGGAGAGTGGCTGAATGAGCCAGAATGGACCCTAGAGGGCATCCGGGGGTCTCGAGCTCAAGGGCTCCCAGCCCGCCATCCCCACGCACATGggccacccaggaccaccagctttCTGCAGCATGTTGGAGGGCACCATTGA